ATCATCgccttatttttgcttcctttctcaaATGAGGTGTTGGGGACTTCTTCAATGAATAAaagatcttttccttctttttcccgtttcttttaattcttctaaTTGTTATGGACATATTTAGAGTACGTGAACGGAAATCTTAATGAGGGGACAATAACTTTAATAAGCTGGAATTTATAGTTCCTTGcctacaaaaaaaacaaaaaaaataggataCTAGGTCCTTAAGCGTTAGAAAGAACCAACCGGGTTTGACTTCCCACTAACAATGAACCAAAACAGAGCCTTCCAGCTTCTGCTCTGACCGACTTTTCTAGAGAAAGGTGCTTAGTGTCTTCTGGACTTAGCCTGTCCTGTTAACGGACAGCACAGTACCTGGCCCATAGGAGGTACGCAAATGCTGTTCCCAAATCTGTTTCCCTGGAAACCACCCATCGGTTCTGGTTCCGCCTTCTTTAGCATAGCCCCATAGATATAGCCCTTGATACGAGGAGCCCTACAACCATCCAAACTACCATAGCTaatcccctctcctgcccccctccacgACTCTGCTCCTCCAAGCCCTAAAGCTCACACTCCTTTATTCGTTGTTTTCCACACCTTGACTATCCACGTTGCTGTATACCGGATGGATTTTAGCTTGTCAACACCCTCTTTAAAACGTGacgctggggagcctgggtggcgcagtcggttaagcgtccgacttcagccaggtcacgatctcgcggtccgggagttcgagccccgcgtcaggctctgggctgatggctcagagcctggagcctgtttccgattctgtgtctccctctctctctgcccctcccccgttcatgctctctgtcccaaaaataaataaacgttgaaaaaaaaattttttttaaataaaaaaaataaaatgtgacgcTAAGAACATAAATATTGCAGTCACCTCATTAGGTCTGCACCGAGCCCAGCTCAAGACGACCAGAGAGTTACTGCTTCGACTAAACAGGTTTATTGCAGGATTCTCTTAGCACCAAGAAGCATTCTGCTTGCTCTGTGCCCTCACAGATCTTTATCTCTAGTCATCAAACACTCGGAGCCCGTCTTCTACCTTCTGAAGTGGGGTCATGAATTCCAACTAATTCTTAGTGGAGGACTCTCAGCTAGTACTGGGCAGAATGGGGTGTTGTCCATTTCTTGTGTCACGTGAGCAGAAATAGCGTCAAGAGTCCATCTCTGAGAATCTACGAAGTCCGTTGCCAACAGCATTGAGAACAAACCCGGAACAAAGTATTTACTACACTTGGGATTCCCGGTAGGCCACCTCGGCTAGTTTAAGATGTTTTTGCCCCTTCAGAACCAGCCCTGGGTCTTTAATCCTTCCTAATGAATGTGGTTTTGTCAGATCTTCACCACCAAGGGCAACGGCGTCGAGGCAAAAGCCTAGGTAATTCAGACAAAATACCTCTTCAGCCTATGGAGGCTTTGATCGGTCTTGAAAGCCAAAACCAGTGCCATCGTGTTACATTAAACTGAAACTTAACTGGGTCTGTCCTCGACTATCATCGCCCCTGtgtgtggaaaaagaaaagaaaaaccaggagaACTGTGCTGTTTGCCATCAATTTCAGGGAACGCTGCCTGATGAGAAAACCGTGCCTCAGTCAGTGTGGCAGGTGCTACAGAGGTGAGCTCTTCCCTTCCCACTTACTCTAGGCAGAAAACAGCCACATAAGGCGGCCACGATAAGGCAGAACAACCTTCTTTCCGCATGTAATGCTCATGAATCAAAGACAAGGCCATTCCCTGGCTCCGGGATTCACTCTGCCTCTGATCAGGCAGAACGGTGCCCACGCTAACAATGTTTCCTATCTACTTGCCTTTTCAAAAGTTCAGGAGACATGCCTCACCTGCTTCTGTCAGGGCCAAAATAGACCCTAGCATCTTCCTGTGAAGACAGGAGGAGAAAGATCTAAATCTCTGGGGCTTTGGGGTTTGTGTTAACCATCcgattcaaaaatttttaatgtctttccaAAATATAGTATTTctgcgtgcctgggtggctcagtcttttaagcatccgactcttggtttcagctcaggtcatgagctccctGTTCTGGAGatggagcctcacattgggctctgcactgacagcacagagccttgcttcggattctctccccactctctgcccctccctggctcatgctctcgctttcaaaagaaacttaaaaaaaaaaaaaaaaaaaagtatttctactCACTTTAAAGATTCTCCCCAAATTCCTTTCGGTAGCTCTTCTTTCTAGTATTCAAAGAATCTGATATTCtccggagtgcctgggtggttcagtcagttaacgtccgtcttcggctcaggtcatgatcttgtggttcatgggttcaagcccagcatcaggctctgtgctgacagctcagagcctggagcctgctttggattctgtgtctccctctccccctcttgtgctcagtctgtctctctctctctcaaaaataaacattaaaagaagaagaatctgAGATTCTCCCCCTTGTGGAATAGTATCTACTTTACCTTCCGAGTTACTGGGAACATTCTTATTCACAAatcacttcccctctccccacccccccataacCAAGCCTTTTGTCTTATTGTAGAGCACTTGCCAAAAAACCCCCGGCCTTAGAAAGGTATTATCATCtgaacagggagagaggagaaaccTGAgtgtaaatttgtttttaatagcgCACATCCACACATTCTAACTCAAGGAGAGAGGTGTTCACATAAAGTGATAGAGGCAAAATGCCGACCGGTACGTTGTTACAAGAAAACAATGTACTGAACAAAGACATGAACAAGGAACCAGAAGAGAGATTTTTTTGGTCCTGCTTTGGCTGTTAGCTAGTCCTGATTTCATGGGTAGATCCTTCCATCCTGccaagcctcaattttcttaacTATGGAAGGGAAAACTAATCCTTGTCATGACTCACAAGATCTCGATTGATAAATAGCACTTTGGGAAATCCAAACACCTATACAACCCTTACGTTTTTAAAGCAATAGCTTTGCATCCTAAATGATGCAGATTGGATAGAGGTCTCACCCTGACACTTATCTTTGCTTAAATTGAGGTTTCCTGGAACAAACCtgttagagagaaaagaaaggagagaaagggaaaagaaagaaagaaaagaattcctATGGCTACATTCACAGAATCCTAGAACTTAGACCTACAAGGATATTTAGGATTGTCCTCTTAGCGAGACAAGGAAACACAAAGATTAAATGTAACTAACCCAAGCTCACACCGCCACGGCGTATAGAATTACTATTCATCCTTAGGACCCAAGGGTCAGGATTCCACGTAGCCACACGCCTTTTTGCAGCCTTTCTGGGCTCCCTACCTAACTACACAACCAGGGCCAAAGGAAGATCGCAAGCCGAGCTCGCCTCTAGCTGGCCGCTGCATTTCTAAGTGTACTGGGGGCGTAGCATCGACACACCATTTGGTAGTAGAATTTCAAACTCCAAATACCGAGTAATCTCTGTCCCTTCGGTGTTTCAGAGTCAAAAAAAATTCCATCTGCGGTGACCTTTTCCGTGTAGGTGAAACTCACGACTATACCAAACGAGTAAAAACAGGAAAATCGGGGTGGCTGTGAGGGGGTCGGCCACGGAAAGGTTTTTAGCCCCGTTCACTCCGGTCGAGCACAGGAAACCACCCAGAGCCGAGGGGAGGGGGCGTGCTCGGAGGAGGACGCGGTAACAAAACGATTCCCGGAAACTCGTGTTCGTTCCCAGTTTTGCCCGGCGAGCCCTTTATTATCTAAAGAGACTGCAAGCCCGGGGAGAGAATAGGAGACCTCgtaggggaaaaggagaggggagaggggcgaCGCGCTGGGCCGGACTCCCGCCCCACCTCAATAGACCACAAACAGGTGCCCGCCCCCCAGGACATGCGTCTCCCCCTTGAGCTTTAATCTCGCTAAAACTCCGCATCCCTAAAATGCAAGGAGAATGGGCATTTCCACACGCAAGCCAAGGAACGCTCATTTTCAAAGTATCTGTAGCCCCTGGGACGTGTAAGAGTTGCGGGACAGGTGCGGCAAGGTCAGGAGGCAGACGTCGCCCGGGGGTGTTTTCTCTGCCCAAGTTTCTCGCCGCGGGTGGGCGCGCCGCTCAGGACGGGGGCGAGGCGGCGTCAAGAGCAGGGGTACCCGGGGGCCACAAACCAGGGGTGCCAGGGTTGCGAACCGCAAGCTCGGGAGGGACCCGCGACGGGAGAGGATGGGAAGCGCCGCCCGGAGGAGGGGGCGTCGCTTTCGCTTTTGAGTTACAGACGGGGGACCCGAGTGCGAGGTCAGTGGCAAGCAGCGCGCGACTCGGTCGGGCACCGGCGTCTTCAGCATCCGGTTGTGGCTCAACCTGGCTCCCCGCAGAGCGGAAGGCGCCCACCCGGTCCCTTACCTGCGGCCAATCGGTCTACCCAAGGAAGGGCAAAGGGTCCCGGTGGAGAGGTCGCGGAGCCTGCACAACGGAGCTGGGGGCAGGTGGCGGAGAAGTGAGGGCCGAGAGGGTCTGCGATCGCGGCGGAGGTAAGAGAACCGCCAGCGCGGGGTCCAGCTTGCGCCACTTAAGACGCGGGGCGCGGGAATGAGCTAACGCAGGTGCGCGCTCGCCCGGCAGGGCCTCGGCGGGCCGCAGGGGGAGGAGGGCGCGAGCACGGGGCCCCCGCACGAGTTCGAGGGTTGACAGGTGTGTTTTGTTTGTCTCCGaggcccgcccccggccccgagTCCGAGTGTTCCGGATCCCGGAgggccccgcgccccgccccgccgcgtcctccccgcctcccccgccaCGCGGCTCAGAGCACGTGCGGCCCCGAGCCGAGCTCCCCCTCGTCCCCGATGTCCACCTCGTCCTCGGGCTCGGTCAGCGCGAAGGGGCCGGCGGGCAGGCCCAGCCGAGCCTCGGCGGATGCGGCCTCTGGGCCGCGAGGGCTGCCCTCGGGGCTCTCGAGCCCATCGGGCGCTTTGGGCTCATCCTGACTTTTCCTCAGCTGCTTTTTATGCTTCATCCGCCGGTTCTGGAACCACGTTTTCACCTGAttgcagggagggagaaaaaaaaaatatacaaccGCGTCATCCCTTCAGACCCATAGTTACTAAGATCTCAGAGACTGCTGGGGGCTAGGAAAATGGACCCATTTCCGAATTACCCAGGAGCTGTGACCATCTCTTCCTTGGGTTAAGTCACACCTGAACTGCTCGCAAGTTACCGTCTTAGGCTGAATGAGAACCAGACATCCTAAGGCTCCTGGAAGTCATTATCCAAAACAATAGTAAAGGTCAAACGGGTGTGGTTAGTTAATACTGGTTAATACTAATATCTAATTAATATTATTAGAATGGCCAGTAGTAAGTGCTACGTGGGCGAATCTCCTTCGTGTTTACCTTACGTTCTCCTGATTATGACCTCTAAACACCCGGTCCAGCAAGACTCCTGGACGGGAGGGGGAGAATCAATCTTGCTGGTTCTCATCAGAAAGAAAAACCATTGGCGCCCGGCGGGGCTCCCGggtacagagaagagaagagagagagaggcagtggagGAAGGAGTTTGAAGGTTGCAGGTGAACAGCATCTGGGAGATGGAAAAAAACCAGTTCTTCCACCCAGGACAGGGCAGTaaggaggaggggagtggggaggctgCATTCGCAGGCGGGAGAGAGATTAAAATAGTAAGGAAAGAATTTTCCTCCGTGCGCGCTTCTCTCGGGGCAAGAGCCGGCCTAGTCTCTGATTTTTACGTCCGACCAGGGTTACCGCCCGGCTCGGAGAGGAGTGGGGGCGGCACATCAGGATCACCAAAGGTGTTTCTCTTCCAGGTCTAGCGCTCGAGAGAGAGATGAGATCAGGTCTCGGGAAGCCTGACCCGAGGTTGGAGGTGTCGGTACCTTTACTAAGGATCTTTGGAGAAGCCTAGAATAACGGGGAGAGGGGCCACTCCCACTCCAGAACTCCGCGGCGGCGGGAGCTACCGGGAGAGGAAAGCGGGGCGGGGATCggatctgcccctccccggcccaccTGCGTCTCGGACAGGCTGAGGGCCGTGGCCAGCTCCACCCGCTCTGGCGTGGACAGGTAGCGCTGGATCTCGAATCTCTTCTCCAGGCCGGAAAGCTGCGAGTCCGAGAAAACCGTGCGAGCTTTGCGGCGGCGGCAGTGCTTCCCCGGCAGCTCGCTGTGCTGGGGGTGCGGGAACAGCGCCGGCACCGGCACCCCTGCAAGAGAGAAAAGCAACCGAGTGGGTCGAGCCCTGACACccgggagccgccgccgccgccgcgctcccCTGGTCCCCAGCGCCTCCCGCCGCCTCGTGCGTGCCTCCGCTGGTCCCCTCGCCGCCCCAGACCTACTCCAGCCGTTCTCCCAGGAACCTCAGGGCAGGGGAAAGAACACATCACAAGAATAGAGCTGGAAGGTCTTTATCGGGAAGGCCATCTAGACACGCAGACAATCAACGGTGAAGTAAAACgggaaagaaattgtttttaatcggGGGCCTTAAAAAATGTCTCTTGAAAGACTTCCATAACGCCTGCCAGCTCCCAGTCCTCTGTGGCGCCTCCCGAAGTTTTCTTGCGATCGCCCGCTGATCCAGTAGCTGTTCTGACCACCCGccgcccttccccacccctgacGACATTCAGCACTGCTCTTGGGCTACTAGAGGCGCGACTGTGGCCTCGCCTCCCCACCTCACTAAAAAAAACACCTTTCTCTTTCCCGGGCTGCCCCCATTCTCCCGCCTGCGGCCAAAGGAAACAGATGAAAACTCCTCAGGAGAAGCTCAAgggccagaagggaggggcagtgCCCGCCTTGCACGTTCCGGAAGGAGGAGGCCCGCTGGGGACCCAGACCTGTAATCCGGCCCTCATTCTTTCTCTCGGACCCTAGGCAGAAGGACCGAAGTGctttccccacccccgccaggtcTGGGGAGACTTATCTCGTCTTTCCTGACCTTCACAGGCATTACAGGGTCTGAGATGCCCCCAAGTAAACCGCCACAGACATCCGTTTCTGCCAATCCCagggaaaaaccaaaaacaaaacaagcagttCTGTCATCACGGGCTTTGGCCACTGCTGTTTGGGGGGAACCCAGAAGAGACTGTCATTGGCCAGGCAGTGAAGACAATACCAAAATGCAGGCTTCCTTCCACATAGCTTTTGTAATCGCCCTTCCGACCTGGTGCCTCAGAACCGGGGTTTTACCGCGTCACAAAAACTTCTAGCTCTCGCCGTAGATCCCAGAGCCCACATTTCGCAAACTGCCTCCTGTGTTTCCACGGCTCTCCCCCAGACCAGGGTTGTTTTTTTCGGCCGTGCTCTGCACCTGCACGCAGCGAACTATTATGTTTTAACTGGAATGAAAATGCCAGAGAAGAAGGCGTGAATGTGGCCTTtcagagagcaggaaaaaaaaaaaaatctgggtatTTCCTCACCTCTCCCTGTCCCAACCACACTTTGCTGCCCCTCCCGCCAGTCCTTGTCATTCACGGAAAATCAAGATACTTTGGCGTAGGGCTCCAGCTCAGCCAGCAAccagggcagaggagggcagcCAAGCCCAAGATTGTGAGTTAGACTTCTGGAATAAGGAGAGTTCAAGAGGAGCAGCGTCCCTCCTCCTGTGCCCCGGTTCATTATTCCCCTATTCCGGCCACGTCAAACCTTCAGTCCTCCGAATATCCCAAACCTTCTTTCACTTCTAAGCCCTTTCAGCATCCGTGAATGCTCAGTGCCTGAGAGGAGAGAGCTGGCCCGCCCGGAGCCTTTGGAACTAATGAGCTGAAAAGTTGAGCTGTGTTCCATGGGGTGGTCAGGAGTCTCCTTTAgaatgaggagaggcagagaatcagGATTGAGAGCTGGACCAAAGTGGCCAGGAAGACCACAAGGAAGGAGACTGAGCATGGTCTACCAAGACTATCATCAAAACCCTCCAGTCGCCTCTTGGATAGGAACGTTTCCTCCATTGTAAAGAATGCAGAGTGACCATGAGTGCTCCCCATGGGTTGGCATGCCTCAAGGGAGCTCAGCCATATCCCCAACCTTCCACTGTCACTTAGGGAAGGAAGCTGCCAAGCCAGGCCGAACCAGCTCTGGCCTTTCCTCAGCTCCATCACAGACTTAGGGCCGGTAGTGGGAGACCTGCTCTTCCGCTCCCCAAACCTTGAGGCCCCTGTTACTTACCCGAGGTGGTGAGGAAATAAGGGTGGTGGTGGTCTCCCTTATGCAGAGGGTGATGAGGGTGAGGAGCCAGGAGGGTGGGTGTGGGCATGAGGGGGTAGCCATAGTCTAGGAGAGGCACCCGGGAGGCCAGAGAGCTGGCAAAGTGATCAGGGGCCATCTCCCTTAGCGGCTTGGGCTTGTGCAGCAGGATGTCCTCAATGAAGAAGGACGTGGGCCTCTGAGAAGACGCCGGGTGCAGAGGGGAGGTGAAGTTGAGATTCATCTTGAGCCAAGCGCCTGCCACAGGGCGAGGGCCGGAGACGAAGTGTAGGAAGCAGGCAGCGACTCAGCAAGCCTAGTCGAGAGCCGACAACCACCCTCCGAGGCTCAGAAACCCTCGAGGCTCTCTCCCCGGCCTGGGCTACCCCGGGCGCTGGAGAGGCGAGAAGACAAGCTCCTGGGTAGGTTGGGTCTATGTGTAGAATCGGCAGCTTCgagaaggggaggtgggagagcCAATGGCAAAGCTGCCAGCCGCGGAGGGGAGGGTGCGGTGGgctcggggcggggcggggagctGTCCGCGGTGCTGAATACAACCGGCCAGGCCCAGAGGGAGCGGAGCGGACAGGGTTCTCGCTTCTCTACCAGGTTGGTTTCTCGATCTCAATTTGAGCTGCTTTGCtttcagccatttaaaaagaaagctataaaTAAAAAGTCTCTGTCTTTCGACAGACTCCTCTTTAGAGAGCAAAAGGCATTTAAACGACCCCAAAGCAATAGGGATAAGGCACTTATTTTGGCAGTTGGGCCTAGGTTTTAAAACTTTAGAGAGACGATagcaaaggagaaagggagacgtGAGGAGAAAAAGTCCATATCCGCTACACCGAACTTAAACTGATGGCTGAGGCCTGGAAGGACTGTcgaggtaaataaataaaatgttgatgatCATAACATTCTTCCCCTCAGTTATAGAGAGTGGTGTGACTTTTATCTACATTAGTCAAGTAATTTGGTCTGTGTAAGTATGTCCAGACCTACTTCTTAATGCCAGTCTCCATCTCTTCTCAGATTTCCATTACTTCCTCCTCATTCCACTCACACAGCTTCCTAGTTCTGCTATTCTACCCCCTTTCCAtgctagcccccccccccccaaataattgtCCTCGGTTTTTGTGTCCTGTTCTATTTCCCagcctttcttttcacttccctcACTCCCAATccttctggttttggttttttaattttttttgttttgttttgtttttctgtttgtctctttctaATCTGTCCCATTTATTTCCCTGGAGTCAATTTGCTAAAATTAAGGTGATCATCTACAGCACAGCAGGGGTAATTTCAGCTCGCATCTCCGAAAATTGCTCTAATTATTGATGTTAAACTCGGGGAAATTAAAAGAAGCCACTTCTCTTCCATCTCCCCATTTTTAAGCTCTAATTTGTTGAAATATAGTCGTCCTCACAATTCCAATCACCACCGCTAATAGTAAAAGTGTTTTAATAGAGACTGAGTCCTCACAACCCATGCTATTAGATAATTAGAGGAGGTGTTAGAAAGCCAAGTGCTAATCCTTGGGCGCTCGGGTAGGATTTCCATCTGATCCAGCAGGTAGAACAAATTAATTACCAGAATCAATTAGGCCCCAAACTACGGTGCTCCACGAAGTGGGAGCGTCGTATTCCATACGGATGAACTGGTAAATGGTAAATAGATGAGGAGTGAGAagaaggggggaagagggggagaaataACTTTAAGATAAGATCTCGGCAAGTAGGCCatccaaacaaaatcagaatGCTTTGTCCTGGAGTCTCAACtgtgattcatttttctttctttctttctttttctttcttctttctttctttctttcaactgaTTATAATGATAACTGAAAACTCGAGAGCAGGCacccacagagaaggaaaagagtggACTTTCAGGAGTCCTTCCTCATCTGTAGCCCTGGTCTGTTTATCTTCCGCAGGGCTAGAGGGAAACCGAAACCGAGGAGACTTGGGGAGTGGCGCTGGGGGTGACAGTCCACACTTTACCGATGCTCACTTCTCTCAGTGAGACCCTACACAGCAAGTGAAAGCCAAGCCATCCTGTCTCC
This genomic stretch from Lynx canadensis isolate LIC74 chromosome D1, mLynCan4.pri.v2, whole genome shotgun sequence harbors:
- the BSX gene encoding brain-specific homeobox protein homolog; its protein translation is MNLNFTSPLHPASSQRPTSFFIEDILLHKPKPLREMAPDHFASSLASRVPLLDYGYPLMPTPTLLAPHPHHPLHKGDHHHPYFLTTSGVPVPALFPHPQHSELPGKHCRRRKARTVFSDSQLSGLEKRFEIQRYLSTPERVELATALSLSETQVKTWFQNRRMKHKKQLRKSQDEPKAPDGLESPEGSPRGPEAASAEARLGLPAGPFALTEPEDEVDIGDEGELGSGPHVL